The Cetobacterium ceti genome has a window encoding:
- a CDS encoding DUF4136 domain-containing protein: MKKVYLALIGIMVLILGGCSSLPNKVVAVDSYSTHNTFGGTYYLTTNTDNNGLVLQQENFEQQLQYMLSKKGYIRMFNKQEAQYVINYNYNVEGPYTSLESYQVPANPWWGAGYYGGLYGGYYGTTWVNSVEATTYFVKKLEVSAYTKENQPIWQVVGTVKSNNSILRNTFPYLVNGIAPYINKNSNRILYVNVTENPKNGTISVTNN; encoded by the coding sequence ATGAAAAAAGTGTATTTAGCATTGATCGGGATAATGGTTTTAATATTAGGAGGATGTAGTTCTTTACCTAATAAGGTTGTAGCAGTAGATTCTTATTCTACTCATAATACATTTGGAGGAACATATTATTTAACAACTAATACGGATAATAATGGTTTAGTTTTACAACAAGAAAATTTTGAACAACAATTACAATATATGCTTAGTAAAAAAGGATATATTAGAATGTTTAATAAACAGGAAGCACAATATGTAATTAATTATAATTATAACGTAGAGGGACCTTATACTTCTTTAGAATCTTACCAAGTACCTGCAAATCCTTGGTGGGGAGCTGGATACTATGGTGGATTATATGGAGGTTATTATGGAACTACTTGGGTAAACTCTGTAGAAGCTACAACATATTTTGTAAAGAAATTAGAAGTATCAGCTTATACTAAGGAAAATCAACCAATATGGCAAGTTGTAGGAACTGTAAAAAGTAATAATTCTATTTTAAGAAATACTTTCCCATATTTAGTTAATGGAATTGCACCATATATTAATAAAAATTCAAATAGAATTCTTTATGTTAATGTTACAGAAAATCCTAAAAATGGGACAATAAGTGTGACAAATAATTGA
- the cfa gene encoding cyclopropane fatty acyl phospholipid synthase: MDAKKAVEELLKSADVTINGEKPWDIKVNNEDFYSRVLTDGSLGLGESYMDKWWDCKNLDQFIFKILRADLETKYNSQIVMTAAKEKLKHFFNPQNIANCKKDIHHHYDIGNNLFEHMLDKRMVYTCGYWKDTENLDVAQEQKLDLVCKKIGLKPGMTLLDVGCGWGSFMKYAAEKYGAICTGVTLSEEQIKLGEKRCEGLPVTFLYKDYREMEGQQFDRIISLGMFEHVGPQNYKTYMKKMNELLKDDGIFLLHTIGGLQTTNDSDKWIRKYIFPHGTIPSIKGIGEAMEGNFYMEDWHDFGPYYDKTLMAWYDNFEATWDLVKDKYDERFKRMWEYYLLACAGAFRARDLALWQIVMTKKREIKPECRI; encoded by the coding sequence ATGGACGCAAAAAAAGCAGTAGAAGAACTATTAAAATCCGCTGATGTAACAATTAACGGAGAGAAACCTTGGGATATTAAGGTGAATAATGAAGATTTTTATAGTCGTGTACTTACAGATGGATCATTAGGTCTTGGGGAATCTTATATGGACAAATGGTGGGACTGCAAAAATCTTGATCAATTTATTTTCAAAATTTTAAGAGCTGATTTAGAAACTAAATATAACTCTCAAATTGTTATGACGGCAGCAAAGGAAAAACTTAAACATTTTTTTAATCCACAAAATATAGCTAATTGTAAAAAAGATATTCATCATCATTATGATATAGGAAATAATCTTTTTGAGCATATGTTAGATAAAAGAATGGTTTATACTTGTGGATATTGGAAAGATACAGAAAATTTAGATGTGGCTCAAGAGCAAAAATTAGATTTAGTTTGTAAAAAAATAGGATTAAAACCTGGAATGACTTTACTTGATGTTGGATGTGGTTGGGGTTCATTTATGAAATATGCCGCAGAAAAATATGGAGCAATTTGTACAGGAGTTACTCTATCTGAGGAACAGATTAAACTTGGAGAAAAAAGATGTGAAGGGTTACCAGTAACATTTTTATATAAAGACTATAGAGAAATGGAAGGACAACAATTTGATAGAATTATATCTTTAGGAATGTTTGAACATGTTGGTCCTCAAAACTATAAAACTTATATGAAAAAAATGAATGAGTTATTAAAAGATGATGGTATTTTCCTTTTACATACAATAGGTGGATTACAAACTACAAATGATAGTGATAAATGGATAAGAAAATATATATTCCCTCATGGAACAATTCCTTCAATTAAAGGAATTGGAGAAGCTATGGAAGGAAACTTCTATATGGAAGATTGGCATGATTTTGGCCCATACTACGATAAGACATTAATGGCGTGGTATGATAATTTTGAAGCGACATGGGATTTAGTAAAAGATAAATATGATGAAAGATTTAAAAGAATGTGGGAGTATTATCTATTAGCATGTGCTGGAGCCTTCAGAGCAAGGGACTTAGCATTATGGCAAATAGTAATGACTAAGAAAAGAGAAATAAAGCCAGAATGTAGAATTTAA
- a CDS encoding amino acid ABC transporter ATP-binding protein — MIKITNLVKEYNGKKVLDNINLEIKNGEILSIIGDSGCGKTTFLKCLMGLEEITSGTIEVDRKEIGMVFQSFNLFPNKTALENIMEPLILVEKYSKDDARKKALEILKQFNLEDKKDLYPKYLSGGQKQRVAIGRALTRNPKYLILDEPTSALDPKMVKAVFEIIRELKRKGMTIIIVSHEIDFVENISTRIIEFAEGKIKKERTLFEV, encoded by the coding sequence ATGATAAAAATAACAAATTTGGTTAAGGAATATAATGGTAAAAAAGTTTTAGATAATATAAATTTAGAAATAAAAAACGGAGAAATTTTATCTATAATTGGAGATTCTGGGTGTGGAAAAACTACATTTTTAAAATGTTTAATGGGACTTGAAGAAATAACATCAGGAACAATAGAAGTTGATAGAAAAGAGATTGGAATGGTTTTTCAAAGTTTTAATTTATTTCCTAATAAAACAGCTTTAGAAAATATAATGGAACCACTTATTTTAGTGGAAAAATATTCAAAGGATGATGCTAGAAAAAAAGCTTTAGAAATTTTAAAGCAGTTTAATCTAGAAGATAAAAAAGATTTATATCCAAAATATTTATCTGGTGGTCAAAAACAAAGGGTTGCAATAGGAAGAGCTCTTACAAGAAATCCAAAATATTTAATATTAGATGAACCAACTTCAGCCCTTGATCCTAAAATGGTTAAAGCTGTATTTGAAATAATTAGAGAATTAAAAAGAAAAGGAATGACTATTATTATAGTTAGTCATGAAATAGATTTTGTAGAGAATATTTCCACAAGAATTATTGAATTTGCAGAGGGAAAAATAAAAAAAGAAAGAACCCTCTTTGAGGTATAA
- a CDS encoding amino acid ABC transporter permease, with protein sequence MENSLIYILKGAQVSLLLYIGTIILSLPLGLLMSLGLNSKYKLLKKIIETYTWLFRGTPLLLQLFFIYYGLPIIGIRFSQFDSALITFVANYSAYICEIFRGSFLGIDEGQYAACKVLGITYWQSMYRIIIPQCLRIALPALSNEAIALIKDTSLVSVIGMGDILRNSKEIVTRDFSISPFIIAGIIYLIISTIIIYVMKKIEKKVSI encoded by the coding sequence ATGGAAAATAGTTTAATATATATTTTAAAAGGAGCACAAGTAAGTTTATTACTTTATATTGGTACAATTATTTTATCTTTACCCTTAGGGCTTTTAATGTCCTTAGGTTTAAACTCAAAATATAAATTGTTAAAAAAAATAATTGAAACATATACTTGGCTTTTTAGAGGAACACCTCTTCTTTTACAACTATTTTTCATCTATTATGGACTTCCTATAATAGGAATTAGATTTTCTCAATTTGATTCAGCTTTAATTACTTTTGTTGCAAATTATAGTGCTTATATTTGTGAAATTTTTAGAGGAAGTTTTTTAGGAATAGATGAGGGGCAATATGCAGCTTGTAAAGTTTTAGGAATCACCTACTGGCAAAGTATGTATAGAATTATTATTCCTCAGTGTCTTAGAATAGCTTTGCCAGCTCTTTCAAATGAAGCAATTGCTCTTATAAAAGATACATCTTTAGTTTCTGTAATAGGAATGGGAGATATTCTAAGAAATTCTAAAGAGATTGTTACAAGAGATTTTTCTATTTCCCCATTTATAATAGCAGGAATTATATATTTAATTATTTCTACAATTATTATATATGTAATGAAGAAAATTGAAAAGAAGGTGAGCATTTAA
- the yfcC gene encoding putative basic amino acid antiporter YfcC, whose protein sequence is MKKNFKMPDTYIIIFFVVLFSAFLTYVVPVGSFDMHKVSYVTDSGVAKTRVVPVPGSFHFELNTKGEPLTKGVPFFAPGGNIGISNYVFEGIVSGDKWGTAVGIIAFILITGGSFGIILRTKAVEAGILHMIKKTKGSEVLLLPLVFVLFSLGGAVFGMGEEAIPFAMILIPIVVGMGYDSITGILICYISTQIGFATSWMNPFSVAIAQGVAGIPVLSGAMFRIVMWVFFTGFGVVYTMRYAKRVKENPQSSIAYESDAEFREDFNEDEQEEIPFKFGHKLVLLVLVLGMAWIIYGVVGFGYYIPEIATQFVIMGVVSGIIGVIFKLNNMCANDIAISFRKGAEELVGAAIIVGMAKGIVLVLGGTDAGNPTVLNTVLNYVAEGLHGMPAAISAWVMYIFQSCFNFFVVSGSGQAALTMPIMAPLSDLVGVPRQVAVLAFQLGDGFTNLIVPTSGILMAILGIAKIDWGKWAKYQIKFQLLLFLFGSLFVIGGVLINYQ, encoded by the coding sequence ATGAAAAAAAATTTTAAAATGCCTGATACGTACATCATAATTTTCTTCGTTGTACTTTTTTCGGCATTCTTAACTTACGTTGTACCAGTAGGAAGTTTTGATATGCATAAGGTTTCCTATGTAACTGACAGCGGAGTTGCTAAGACTAGAGTTGTTCCTGTACCTGGTAGTTTCCATTTTGAATTAAATACAAAGGGAGAGCCTTTGACAAAAGGTGTACCATTTTTTGCCCCAGGTGGTAATATTGGAATTTCAAACTATGTATTTGAAGGAATTGTAAGTGGAGACAAATGGGGTACAGCTGTTGGAATTATTGCATTTATATTAATAACAGGTGGATCATTTGGAATTATATTAAGAACAAAAGCTGTAGAAGCTGGAATTTTACATATGATAAAAAAGACAAAGGGATCTGAAGTTTTACTCTTACCATTGGTATTTGTTCTATTTTCATTAGGAGGAGCAGTATTTGGAATGGGAGAGGAAGCTATTCCCTTTGCAATGATTTTGATACCCATAGTTGTTGGTATGGGATATGATTCTATTACAGGAATATTAATATGTTATATTTCAACTCAAATAGGATTTGCTACATCTTGGATGAATCCATTTAGTGTTGCTATAGCTCAAGGAGTTGCAGGAATACCTGTATTATCTGGAGCTATGTTTAGAATTGTAATGTGGGTATTTTTTACAGGATTTGGAGTAGTTTATACTATGAGATATGCTAAAAGAGTTAAAGAAAATCCACAATCTTCAATTGCTTACGAAAGTGATGCTGAGTTTAGAGAAGATTTTAATGAAGATGAACAGGAAGAAATTCCATTTAAATTTGGTCATAAATTGGTTTTATTAGTTTTAGTTCTAGGAATGGCTTGGATAATTTATGGAGTAGTAGGATTTGGATATTATATTCCAGAAATTGCAACACAGTTTGTTATAATGGGAGTTGTTTCTGGAATAATTGGAGTAATATTTAAATTAAATAATATGTGTGCTAATGATATAGCTATATCATTTAGAAAAGGTGCAGAAGAATTAGTTGGAGCTGCTATAATTGTCGGTATGGCTAAGGGAATTGTGCTAGTTTTAGGTGGTACAGATGCAGGAAACCCAACAGTACTAAATACAGTACTTAATTATGTTGCTGAGGGATTACATGGAATGCCAGCTGCAATCTCAGCTTGGGTTATGTATATTTTCCAATCATGTTTTAATTTCTTTGTTGTTTCAGGAAGTGGACAAGCAGCACTTACTATGCCAATAATGGCTCCTTTATCAGATCTAGTTGGAGTACCAAGACAGGTTGCAGTATTAGCTTTTCAACTTGGAGATGGATTTACAAACTTAATAGTTCCAACTTCTGGTATATTAATGGCAATTTTAGGTATTGCAAAAATTGATTGGGGAAAATGGGCAAAATATCAAATTAAGTTCCAATTGTTATTATTCCTATTTGGTTCTTTATTTGTAATTGGTGGAGTTTTAATTAACTATCAGTAA
- the ndk gene encoding nucleoside-diphosphate kinase, with the protein MLEKTLLIIKPDGVKRKLIGEIIKRVENKNLNIIEMKMERVTLAKAEAHYEVHKEKPFYKGLIEFITSGPVVLMVVEGENAIEIIRHLAGETSPTKALPGTIRGDFSLDILENVVHTSDSKENADKEIKNFFK; encoded by the coding sequence ATGTTAGAAAAAACTTTGCTTATTATAAAACCTGATGGAGTTAAAAGAAAACTTATTGGTGAAATTATAAAAAGAGTTGAAAATAAAAATTTAAATATAATTGAAATGAAAATGGAAAGAGTGACTCTTGCAAAGGCTGAGGCACATTATGAAGTTCATAAAGAAAAACCTTTTTACAAGGGATTAATTGAATTTATAACCTCAGGTCCTGTGGTTTTAATGGTAGTAGAGGGAGAAAATGCCATTGAAATTATAAGACATTTAGCTGGAGAAACATCTCCTACTAAGGCCTTACCTGGAACTATTAGAGGAGATTTTTCATTGGATATTTTGGAAAATGTTGTTCATACTTCTGATAGTAAAGAAAATGCCGATAAAGAAATTAAAAATTTCTTTAAATAA
- a CDS encoding NADPH-dependent oxidoreductase: protein MLKTVDVIKDHRCIRKYLQEDVPDSIIEEIIVCAQSMPNSLNGQQTSIIVVKDLEKRKVISQLSGNQPWIEEAPVFLVFIADFYKTHKGLVVAGENQIIETSGEGLLVGAVDVGIALGAAVIAGESLGLGVVPIGGIRNNPDEIIKLLKLPPKTFPIAGLVIGYPLDPSRKKPRLPLNTYLYKEEYNRNIIDKEIEKYNLIMERYLKEVGRESEKNWSIFLSKFYKKVYFPKVQKSLINQGFEFSS from the coding sequence ATGTTAAAAACAGTTGATGTAATTAAAGATCACCGTTGCATAAGAAAATATCTTCAAGAGGATGTACCAGATTCTATAATAGAAGAGATAATCGTTTGTGCTCAATCAATGCCAAATTCATTAAATGGACAACAAACTTCTATTATAGTGGTAAAAGATTTAGAAAAAAGAAAAGTTATTTCTCAATTATCAGGAAATCAGCCGTGGATAGAAGAAGCCCCTGTATTTTTGGTTTTTATAGCAGATTTTTATAAAACTCATAAGGGATTAGTAGTGGCTGGAGAAAATCAAATAATTGAAACTAGTGGAGAGGGGCTTTTAGTTGGAGCTGTAGATGTAGGTATAGCATTAGGAGCAGCAGTTATAGCTGGAGAATCTTTAGGATTAGGAGTTGTTCCTATAGGAGGAATTCGAAATAATCCTGATGAAATAATAAAATTATTAAAACTTCCACCAAAAACATTTCCAATTGCAGGATTAGTTATAGGGTATCCACTAGATCCTTCAAGAAAAAAACCAAGATTACCTCTTAATACATATTTATATAAAGAGGAATATAATAGAAATATAATTGATAAAGAAATAGAAAAATATAATTTAATAATGGAAAGATATTTAAAGGAAGTTGGAAGAGAATCTGAAAAAAATTGGAGTATCTTTTTAAGTAAATTTTATAAAAAAGTTTATTTTCCTAAAGTACAAAAATCTCTAATAAATCAAGGCTTTGAATTCAGTTCTTAA
- a CDS encoding amino acid ABC transporter substrate-binding protein, with the protein MKKILLIFLLIISFTSFSKEIINIGLDDTFAPMGFRSEKGEIVGFDIDLSREVCKRLDLEPNYIPCDWDGILFQLKTGRIDLIWNGLTVTENRKKEILFSDNYLDDGQVILVRENSNVKNLKDLENKKIGVQMGSTSYFALEKSSIYGNLNEVRKYSSNVEAILDLEAGRTNGVIIDEVVGRYYQKKEKNLKILNIKFPKAAFAVGMRKNDKNLQIKINKALNEIKKDGTFDSIKKKWFGEENNYGK; encoded by the coding sequence ATGAAAAAAATTTTATTAATATTTTTATTAATCATATCTTTTACAAGTTTTTCTAAAGAAATTATTAATATTGGCTTAGATGATACCTTTGCTCCTATGGGTTTTAGGAGCGAAAAGGGAGAAATAGTTGGATTTGATATTGATTTATCTAGAGAAGTATGTAAAAGATTAGATTTAGAACCTAATTATATTCCATGTGATTGGGATGGAATTTTATTTCAACTAAAAACTGGAAGAATAGATTTAATTTGGAATGGTCTTACTGTAACAGAAAATAGAAAAAAAGAGATTTTATTTTCAGATAATTATTTAGATGATGGTCAAGTTATTTTAGTTAGAGAAAATTCAAATGTTAAAAATTTAAAAGATTTGGAAAATAAAAAAATCGGAGTACAAATGGGAAGTACATCTTATTTTGCTTTAGAAAAAAGTTCTATATATGGAAATTTAAATGAAGTTAGGAAATATTCTTCCAATGTAGAGGCAATTTTAGATTTAGAGGCAGGAAGAACAAATGGAGTAATTATTGATGAAGTTGTAGGTAGGTATTATCAAAAAAAAGAGAAGAATTTAAAAATATTAAATATCAAATTTCCAAAGGCAGCTTTTGCTGTGGGAATGAGAAAGAATGATAAAAATCTACAAATAAAAATAAATAAAGCTTTAAATGAAATAAAAAAAGATGGAACTTTTGATAGTATAAAGAAAAAATGGTTTGGTGAGGAGAATAATTATGGAAAATAG
- a CDS encoding glycoside hydrolase family 2 TIM barrel-domain containing protein has protein sequence MKKYLNTPEIYKVNRLEPHSDHKYFAENKIFKLSLNGIWDFSYNGSKVWSKIEVPGHIELQGFGTPQYVNTMYPWDGRENLKPGEVPERINTYGIYQREFEILEDWKNSPVFISFQGVESAFELYCNDNFVGYSEDSFTPSEFELSPYLINEKNTLKVIVYKWCSGSWLEDQDFWRFSGIFRDVYLYTIPDIHIFDSFLTSEIDETFTNGILKNKLKIQYVKKHSANITMKVLDMKKQLVEEIIVPISNNDEIEIKIYMKNINLWSSETPYLYTVETTIYDPTEEIVIEKTYQKFGFRKFYMENNIMKLNGKRVVFKGVNRHEFNCYRGRSITLEDMLWDIKFLKKNNFNSVRTSHYPNDSRWYELCDKYGIYVMDEVNLESHGTWQFPNKISGEKAIPDDNPVWESNLLDRASSMFERDKNHPSILIWSLGNESYGGKNIDNLYNYFKSVDSSRLVHYEGIFWDKRESNSSDMKSRMYATVKEIEEYLNDNPQKPFLLCEYSHAMGNSNGGLHKYTALEEKYELYQGGFIWDYIDQSIMKKNIFGEDYLAYGGDFDDKPTDYNFCVNGLVYGNRVPSPKVQEVKYLFSDFKIYPKEKSVLIKNKSLFTNLKEFLVKYRLLKNGNPIFSDRTIWDLDPEMEKEFKLNLPELYSSGEYTVEVSLHLKEDNFWGNLGEEITFGQYTYKIGETLKNINKDSITIVNGDYNIGVHGKTFEFLFSKSYGALVSLKYKDVEFLEKPLMANFWRAPTDNDRGNKMAQRHYQWKIASMYSSCEDVSLEEINGEAIIKYKYKLYAGEESYCYLTYKVNSLGQLEVTLDYPGFSNLQDLPAFGVTLNLKKKFKNITWYGYGKDENYSDRLSGAKLGIYKKTIDENYSDYVIPQECGNYTNTRWVSIEENNNFGLKISGCDTFEFSALGYSVHELENARHKYELPRVYSTYLNINKVQMGVGGDNSWGAKTLEEYLIKSDQAISFTFKISLNN, from the coding sequence GTGAAAAAATATCTAAATACACCTGAAATTTACAAAGTTAATAGATTAGAACCCCATTCAGATCATAAATATTTTGCAGAAAATAAAATTTTTAAACTTTCCTTAAATGGAATTTGGGATTTCTCCTATAATGGTTCAAAAGTTTGGAGTAAAATTGAAGTTCCTGGACATATAGAGCTTCAAGGATTTGGAACTCCTCAATATGTTAATACTATGTATCCTTGGGATGGAAGAGAAAATTTAAAACCAGGAGAAGTGCCAGAAAGAATTAATACTTATGGAATTTATCAAAGGGAATTCGAAATTTTAGAAGATTGGAAAAATAGTCCTGTTTTTATATCTTTTCAAGGGGTAGAATCAGCTTTTGAATTATATTGTAATGATAATTTTGTAGGATATAGTGAAGATTCTTTTACTCCTAGTGAATTTGAATTATCACCATATTTAATAAATGAAAAAAATACTTTAAAGGTTATTGTATATAAATGGTGTTCTGGAAGTTGGCTAGAAGACCAAGATTTTTGGAGATTTTCTGGTATTTTTAGAGATGTTTATTTATATACAATTCCAGATATTCATATTTTTGATAGTTTTTTAACTTCTGAAATTGATGAAACATTTACAAATGGAATTTTAAAAAATAAATTAAAAATACAATATGTTAAAAAACATTCAGCTAATATTACTATGAAAGTTTTAGATATGAAAAAGCAATTAGTAGAAGAAATTATTGTGCCTATTTCTAATAATGATGAAATTGAAATAAAAATATATATGAAAAATATAAATTTATGGAGCAGTGAAACACCTTATTTATATACTGTAGAAACAACGATATATGATCCTACAGAAGAAATAGTTATTGAAAAAACTTATCAAAAATTTGGTTTTAGAAAATTTTATATGGAAAATAATATTATGAAATTAAATGGGAAAAGAGTTGTTTTTAAAGGTGTAAATCGTCATGAATTTAACTGCTATAGAGGAAGATCAATTACCTTAGAAGACATGCTTTGGGATATTAAATTTTTAAAGAAAAATAATTTCAACAGTGTAAGAACTTCCCATTATCCCAATGATAGTAGATGGTATGAACTGTGTGATAAATATGGAATTTACGTAATGGATGAAGTTAACCTTGAATCTCATGGAACATGGCAATTTCCAAATAAAATTAGTGGAGAAAAAGCTATTCCAGATGATAATCCTGTTTGGGAAAGTAATCTTTTAGATAGAGCATCTTCTATGTTTGAAAGAGATAAGAATCATCCATCAATTTTAATATGGTCCTTAGGAAATGAATCTTATGGTGGAAAAAATATTGATAATTTATACAATTATTTTAAATCTGTTGATAGTAGTAGATTAGTTCATTATGAGGGAATATTTTGGGATAAAAGAGAAAGTAATTCTTCAGATATGAAAAGTAGGATGTATGCAACTGTAAAAGAAATTGAAGAATATTTAAATGATAACCCACAAAAACCATTCTTACTATGTGAATATTCTCATGCAATGGGAAATTCTAACGGTGGATTACATAAATATACAGCTTTAGAAGAAAAATATGAACTTTATCAAGGTGGGTTTATCTGGGATTATATAGATCAAAGTATTATGAAAAAAAATATTTTTGGAGAGGATTATTTAGCCTATGGTGGAGATTTTGATGATAAACCAACAGATTATAACTTCTGTGTAAATGGTTTAGTCTATGGAAATAGAGTTCCATCTCCTAAGGTACAAGAGGTTAAATATTTATTTTCAGATTTTAAAATTTATCCTAAGGAAAAATCTGTTTTAATAAAAAATAAAAGTTTATTTACTAATTTAAAAGAATTTTTAGTAAAATATAGATTATTAAAAAATGGAAATCCAATTTTTTCAGATAGAACTATTTGGGATTTAGATCCAGAAATGGAGAAAGAATTTAAATTAAATCTTCCAGAGCTTTATTCTTCAGGAGAATATACAGTAGAAGTTTCTCTTCATCTTAAAGAAGATAATTTTTGGGGAAATTTAGGAGAAGAAATAACCTTCGGTCAATATACTTATAAAATAGGAGAAACTTTAAAAAATATAAATAAGGATTCTATTACAATTGTAAATGGAGATTATAATATAGGAGTTCATGGAAAAACTTTTGAATTTTTATTTTCTAAATCTTATGGTGCTTTAGTTTCTTTAAAATATAAAGATGTTGAATTTTTAGAAAAGCCACTTATGGCAAACTTTTGGAGAGCTCCTACAGATAATGATAGAGGAAATAAAATGGCTCAAAGGCATTATCAATGGAAAATTGCTTCTATGTACAGCTCTTGTGAAGATGTTTCTTTAGAAGAAATAAATGGAGAAGCCATTATTAAATATAAGTATAAACTCTATGCAGGAGAGGAAAGCTATTGTTATTTAACTTACAAGGTTAATTCATTAGGACAATTAGAAGTTACATTAGATTATCCAGGATTTAGTAATCTTCAAGATTTACCAGCCTTTGGGGTTACTTTAAATCTGAAAAAGAAATTTAAAAATATTACATGGTATGGTTATGGAAAGGATGAAAATTATAGTGACAGACTTTCTGGAGCTAAATTAGGTATTTATAAAAAAACTATAGATGAAAATTATAGTGATTATGTGATTCCTCAAGAATGTGGAAATTATACAAATACTAGATGGGTTTCCATTGAAGAAAATAATAATTTTGGATTAAAAATTAGTGGTTGTGATACTTTTGAATTTAGTGCCTTAGGTTATAGCGTTCATGAACTTGAAAACGCCAGACACAAATATGAACTTCCAAGGGTATATAGTACTTATTTAAATATAAATAAGGTTCAAATGGGTGTAGGAGGAGATAATTCTTGGGGAGCTAAAACTTTAGAAGAATACTTAATAAAAAGTGATCAAGCTATCTCTTTTACATTTAAAATATCCCTGAACAACTAA